AGTACAAATGAATTGTGATGACTGAAATTAGTTGCAGAACATGAACTTGCACAACAAGCATGTGTATAAATGTCTAGTCTTTAGTTATCTATGGGGTGGATTCATACCTTTTAAAACTTTGGAGTAAAATTGCTTATCGCTAGATGGCTTCCATaccatcaaactcaaaagaaTAGCTGTTGAATCATGACTTGCTATGATTAGGAACGTACAATTATCGACAACCACTTCTTCTGGAATGGGTTCTTTATTTTCATCTCTCGATGCCAGTAGACTTGACAATACGTCGTTTGTTGGACTCAAAACACCTGTGGAAAGCTCCTCCTTTCTCTGCCTCAGAATCGGCAGAAACCGATGAGAAATCCTTGCTTTGGCTTGCAAGCCCATGGAGTAAGGAGACCCTGGGCCTGGATACTTTAAATAAATAGAGCCAAGTGCCTTAAAAACGAGATGAAAATCATCCATGAAGGCCTCTTGTGTTGCCTCGTCATGGATACCAAAAAGAATGTCACAAGCAACTTTAAATGTGAGCTTCTTCATAAAATCAACAAACTTAATGGTATCTTTCTCTGTTGTTTCTTTCAGCAACAAAGCGGTCACCAGATCATCCATTCGCTTGACGTAGTTCTGTAGACTTTCTTCCTAGGAGGGCTCTTAAGCTCTTTGGTCGGTTGGTAGAAAACACATCTTGCTGGAACCAAATACAAACTTGTTTCCGGCCAGACCAACAATAAACACGACTGGAATGCACGCTATCGACGTTTTGAAAATCGGCCCGTATTTTGCCACCCTTTTGTTTATCCATTGATCAGCACTTTGATCATTTCCAATAGCATATGCAAAAGCTCAGGATCTCTCCGATCAGAGGCAAGCAAAGAAACCCTTTTGGAAGATTTTTGGATCCATGAGTACTCTTCTTAATGACAAACTTAAAAAGCAAAAGTATGGAAACTAGTAGAAATGTAAATGTAGCTAAGGCAATCAAAGACATCTCCATTGCGTTTCAGAGAGAGTGCTTCATTGCTTGATCACCAAATTGATCCTTTGGCTGCTATATATATTCATGCATCCGTTGCAATAATAATTCATGTCCTTGTCCAGAACAAACTTATTATGAATGTACCAACtactttgtttattttttttgaaaaaaagagagacaatCAACTGCGTAGTAATATTTATGTCAAGATCAATGCATCATCAATGCATATGTAAATAGAAAAAAACTTAATCCaagcgaaaaaagaaaaaaagaacaagtaaattcaagaaagaaaaatacgAGAACCCATTGTAACATGGACGCTGAGATTTATTTTTCCACTTAAAATAATATGTTAAGGACTATATGAGTACATAAAATTAACTTCCAATTTTCTTATCTCAAAAGGCAAGAAAATTTAATCTAGTATTAAAtatgatgtagaacacgtggaggctcaatttcatgatcagctggaccgagccaagcctcgaaagtccaaacggtgtttaatttcagattacccaaattggttaaattcggacgagctcggaataggccaaaacttggtgggctgacttattttcgcgctccggtcaatactcatGAACCCAaagttgatgatcgatggtgcttttcggcctaattccttcgtttaggcattcaattgcgttattttgctcttttaggaaagatttgtttcgttaataactcttagaccgtaattccttttaagttgattctttttgggaaagtcttgtttttctttcccgttttcaattttaggaaaagccccaaattctgggactttttattttccaagtttatttttagggtttctagggtttcagcctatttaagggtttgtaacctagagtttatgcagcttattatcaataatattcagactttgtctttttctcttgaagattcaagaactgctcgtggctacgagtacctatcattcgtttgattagtacgcaactaatctctttgttaattccgctgcgtcaaaatatttttacagATGCATAGATTTGCGGCGACGATTATTTAATTCTTTCAAACAAATTCTTAGTTGGGCAGACGAACTTATATCTTTTTTCTACTTTcgatggagaaaaaaaaaaccttagctAGGATAGTGGTTTGTATTCATCCTAGGACGTAAAGTAGCAACTAGTGGGATCGAAAAATTAAACTATGCTGTCAAGGATTtaattggttggttttttgggttGACAGCATCATTGAGTAGAATAATGTTAAAGGAACTGATTAGCAAATCGACTGAAATTTTTGAACTATGAACGTAAATGGTGATTCCTCCGGCCAGTTCAATGGACTCATTTTCGAAAGCCCCATGGTAGAACAAGGACGGCCCAAGCCTTAGGCTATTGAAGCCGAGACCTAGGGCGGCCTGGGCCTCCAAGTTCGGGAGGCCTCAAATTTAAGTGCATAAGTATATAGGAATATAATATAGTATTTTATATCTAGTAGTTTAACATCCTGATCGAACTTTTTAATTAGCCAAAAAAACTATGAGCATTTATTTACTTTATCAAATCATTGGACGATGATAGTTTGAAAATTTGCTTATCTTAAGCGTGAATGTCTTTCTAAAGATGATAATTCTTCCGATATTGATGGTTTAGAATTGCGTAGTTACAAGTTTTGGAATAATTCTTACCGGTGGGAGGAAAGGAGATAAGGCaaattttttgagttaaaaGTTTTGAGATAATTTACAtgaatggaagaaaagaaaaaaattatgccaATTGACATTCAGAATTGTGTTAAATTGCTTATAGACTATTGATATTGACAATGCTTGTTCGAaaggatatttccaaaaataaaaacggTTACTTAAATATTGGTCTTTCACCCTAGTATGACTATGAGTTATGTTTTCATACTCAAATTTGAATACACAATTTTGCAATTATTCCCCACATAAGCCATTATCCCCTGATTTTGGGACCAAAACTTAACGTTTTCATCCTATGCGTGGGATTTTGAGCATTTCTAGTCAAAGCCTAGCCTTTTATTGGAACTAGCCCATTACAAAAATCCTAACAAATATTCGAGTTCTGGAACAAGAAATGAAACAAAGTATTGCTGAGGCTATAAGCTCCTCCGTCTGAATTGAATGAGAAGCCggatattattttaattttaattttgtttagcTATGCGATTTCGTTACTAGCAAATTTAACTAGACTTTCATTTacagatttaataaaaaaaatttatgaattagaTATTCACATTTTAgagaaaatttaacaaaattagTTGAACTTGAATGAATACTacaaaattttgggaaaaataaagaaagtgAAAAGTGTTTTAATAACACTATAAATAACCTTTATGGGtttcttttaaacaaattgCGCATTATTGTTATTGTAGGTCcaattcatataaaaaaaattgagacatTTAATATTGAATTACATAgaaattaggccccgtttcgttaaaattcttattttttaagtatttattttttctgtctTACGAGACAGTTCATTCTCTCACgatatatcacttt
The sequence above is a segment of the Rhododendron vialii isolate Sample 1 chromosome 13a, ASM3025357v1 genome. Coding sequences within it:
- the LOC131313822 gene encoding beta-amyrin 28-monooxygenase-like, which produces MDDLVTALLLKETTEKDTIKFVDFMKKLTFKVACDILFGIHDEATQEAFMDDFHLVFKALGSIYLKYPGPGSPYSMGLQAKARISHRFLPILRQRKEELSTGVLSPTNDVLSSLLASRDENKEPIPEEVVVDNCTFLIIASHDSTAILLSLMVWKPSSDKQFYSKVLKVGLSATSPVGLLTRILKLYFNGEKSEQCLFSSNERQKKNGE